In a genomic window of Arthrobacter woluwensis:
- the tadA gene encoding tRNA adenosine(34) deaminase TadA, whose protein sequence is MIPHDADHEHWMGLALAEAREALRTEDVPIGAVLLGPDGAVLATGRNEREALGDPTAHAEVVAIRAGAEALRRRMTDDGGESDGWRLEDCTLVVTLEPCAMCAGAIVLSRIPRVVFGAWDEKAGAAGSVFDILRERRLNHWVEVYAGIREDECAALLRDFFARHRG, encoded by the coding sequence ATGATCCCGCACGACGCCGACCACGAGCACTGGATGGGCCTCGCCCTCGCCGAGGCCCGGGAGGCGCTGCGCACCGAGGACGTGCCGATCGGCGCGGTGCTGCTGGGCCCCGACGGCGCCGTGCTCGCCACCGGCCGCAACGAACGGGAGGCCCTGGGCGACCCCACGGCACACGCCGAAGTGGTCGCGATCCGGGCAGGTGCCGAGGCCCTCCGCCGCAGGATGACCGACGACGGCGGTGAGTCCGACGGCTGGCGCCTGGAGGACTGCACTCTGGTGGTCACGCTCGAGCCGTGCGCGATGTGCGCCGGGGCGATCGTCCTGAGCAGGATCCCCCGCGTGGTGTTCGGCGCATGGGATGAGAAGGCCGGCGCTGCGGGCTCCGTCTTCGACATCCTCCGCGAGCGCCGCCTCAACCATTGGGTGGAGGTCTACGCCGGTATCCGCGAAGACGAGTGCGCCGCCCTCCTCCGGGATTTCTTCGCCCGGCACCGGGGCTGA
- a CDS encoding TetR/AcrR family transcriptional regulator codes for MRPAEPATHPGLPSLGGDVGGPGQEPAVADDDGAGRRRRPQRTSASRQKIFDASMQLIGERGAAEVTVDEIAAEAGVSKGTVYYNFGSKSELIAQLLRHGVDILLARFAAVPAVEDPVAAMESVVSEAIAFLDDYPSFGQLWMNENWKAENEWRDLMRELRSELLDVISQALDRIGQRYAVNQDVSRSGLEAAIFGACFIVGLDRKSFHPGRSQEASVEAIMTFVKGYLAR; via the coding sequence ATGAGACCCGCCGAGCCGGCCACGCACCCGGGCCTGCCGTCGCTGGGCGGCGATGTCGGCGGACCCGGCCAGGAGCCTGCCGTGGCGGACGACGACGGCGCGGGCCGCCGTCGTCGTCCCCAGCGGACATCGGCCTCGCGGCAGAAGATCTTCGACGCTTCCATGCAGCTGATCGGCGAGCGGGGAGCCGCCGAAGTGACGGTGGACGAGATCGCGGCCGAGGCCGGGGTCTCCAAGGGAACCGTGTACTACAACTTCGGCAGCAAGTCCGAGCTGATCGCGCAACTGCTCCGGCACGGCGTCGACATCCTCCTGGCCCGTTTCGCGGCGGTGCCCGCGGTGGAGGACCCTGTCGCTGCCATGGAATCCGTGGTGTCCGAGGCGATCGCGTTCCTGGACGACTACCCGTCCTTCGGGCAGCTCTGGATGAACGAGAACTGGAAAGCCGAGAACGAGTGGCGTGACCTGATGCGGGAACTCCGCTCGGAACTGCTCGACGTGATCTCCCAGGCCCTGGACCGCATAGGCCAGCGATACGCGGTGAACCAGGACGTCTCCCGGAGCGGCCTGGAGGCGGCGATCTTCGGCGCGTGCTTCATCGTGGGGCTGGATCGCAAGAGCTTCCATCCGGGACGTTCCCAGGAAGCCAGCGTGGAGGCCATCATGACCTTCGTGAAGGGCTACCTGGCGCGCTGA
- a CDS encoding winged helix-turn-helix domain-containing protein — translation MSVASGYVHISLRNANKAPAVRPEFANRPAAAPQQYPAGYNGQFAAPAPAQQPGYPQQGYGQLRAVPQPGTPAAEGHPVTAPTQVIARGANGAPARAAAGTPTVARGFVLYVGIDEETAAASGQSIAKLAQEIRAYAQSLVQGAESYAAVAVAPASAPGSALDVVRSTFGDPTVANRQRVEAPRPAAVPDQRPSGVLIDLARREVHLDGDTLNLTFKEFELLNYLVENGTRTVDREELLENLWRNAEEVPNERTIDVHIRRLRSKLGRLANTVRTVRGQGYRFYEHPEVVVWAAPEYSI, via the coding sequence ATGTCAGTTGCATCCGGATACGTCCACATCTCCCTGCGGAACGCCAACAAGGCTCCTGCCGTCCGCCCCGAATTCGCCAACCGCCCTGCTGCCGCCCCGCAGCAGTACCCGGCGGGCTACAACGGCCAGTTCGCAGCCCCCGCCCCTGCTCAGCAGCCCGGTTACCCCCAGCAGGGTTACGGTCAGCTCCGCGCAGTGCCGCAGCCGGGCACGCCCGCTGCTGAAGGCCACCCCGTGACCGCGCCGACCCAGGTGATCGCCCGCGGCGCCAACGGAGCTCCGGCCCGTGCCGCCGCTGGCACGCCCACGGTCGCCCGTGGGTTCGTCCTCTACGTGGGTATCGATGAGGAGACGGCCGCCGCCTCCGGACAGTCGATCGCCAAGCTCGCCCAGGAGATCCGCGCCTACGCCCAGTCGCTCGTCCAGGGCGCCGAGAGCTACGCCGCCGTCGCCGTCGCGCCGGCCAGCGCGCCCGGCTCCGCCCTCGACGTCGTGCGCAGCACCTTCGGTGATCCCACGGTCGCCAACCGGCAGCGCGTCGAGGCGCCCCGACCGGCCGCCGTGCCGGACCAGCGCCCCAGCGGTGTCCTCATCGACCTGGCCCGCCGCGAAGTTCACCTGGACGGCGACACCCTGAACCTCACGTTCAAGGAGTTCGAACTCCTGAACTACCTGGTGGAGAACGGCACCCGCACCGTGGACCGCGAGGAACTCCTGGAGAACCTGTGGCGCAACGCCGAAGAGGTTCCCAACGAGCGCACCATCGACGTGCACATCCGCCGTCTCCGCTCCAAGCTCGGCCGCCTGGCCAACACGGTCCGCACGGTCCGCGGGCAGGGCTACCGCTTCTACGAGCACCCCGAGGTGGTCGTCTGGGCCGCGCCGGAGTACTCCATCTGA
- a CDS encoding HAMP domain-containing sensor histidine kinase: MSTSDGAQGAAVILRDDGQFAPLPTSDFRKIAVFSATPEAYRPGAVPVTNRLSVGEYRMLASTTPSGTVVVTGLPLAGKNDALGALVLTTLLVSAGALVICAVVGTWLIRRTLRPLAQLSEVAGQVAESRLDVGEVALGVRVPESATDPDTEVGSVGHAFNRMLDNVSGALAVRHASEMKARQFVADASHELRTPLTAIRGYSEMLGLTESLSDQGKESLSRVQSQSVRMNALVEDLLTLARLDEGQAIQGRPVDLVQLAVEEVMEKRAQDSGHDWRLAVPAGTVDAWADPARLRQVLVNLLTNAQKHTPEGTKVEVGVALSADGRPTLTVTDDGPGIPEELQPEVFSRFTQADKARTGGSSGLGLSIVQAIVQAHGGIVTLESRPGRTVFSVELRPA, encoded by the coding sequence GTGTCCACGAGCGATGGCGCGCAGGGCGCCGCGGTGATCCTGCGCGACGACGGGCAGTTCGCCCCGCTGCCCACGAGCGACTTCCGCAAGATCGCGGTGTTCTCCGCCACCCCGGAGGCCTACCGGCCGGGCGCCGTCCCCGTCACCAACCGGCTCAGCGTCGGCGAGTACCGGATGCTGGCGTCCACCACCCCCAGCGGCACCGTGGTGGTCACCGGACTCCCTCTGGCCGGCAAGAACGACGCCCTCGGCGCGCTCGTCCTGACCACCCTCCTGGTGTCGGCGGGCGCCCTGGTGATCTGCGCCGTCGTGGGCACGTGGCTCATCCGCCGGACGCTGCGCCCGCTGGCTCAGCTCAGCGAGGTGGCCGGGCAGGTGGCGGAGTCACGGCTCGACGTCGGCGAGGTCGCCCTGGGCGTGCGCGTCCCGGAGAGCGCCACGGACCCCGACACCGAGGTGGGCAGTGTGGGGCATGCGTTCAACCGGATGCTCGACAACGTCTCCGGCGCCCTGGCCGTGCGGCACGCCTCCGAGATGAAGGCCCGGCAGTTCGTGGCGGACGCCTCCCACGAACTCCGCACTCCGCTGACGGCCATCCGCGGCTACAGCGAGATGCTCGGTCTGACCGAGTCCCTCAGCGATCAGGGCAAGGAGTCACTGTCCCGGGTGCAGAGCCAGTCCGTCCGGATGAACGCGCTCGTGGAGGACCTGCTGACGCTCGCCCGGCTGGACGAGGGCCAGGCGATCCAGGGCCGCCCGGTGGACCTCGTGCAGCTCGCGGTCGAGGAGGTCATGGAGAAACGCGCCCAGGACTCCGGGCACGACTGGCGGCTGGCGGTCCCCGCGGGAACCGTGGACGCCTGGGCCGATCCGGCACGGCTGCGGCAGGTTCTGGTGAATCTGCTGACCAATGCCCAGAAGCACACGCCGGAAGGCACCAAGGTGGAGGTCGGCGTCGCGCTCTCGGCCGACGGCAGGCCGACGCTCACCGTGACCGACGACGGCCCCGGCATCCCCGAGGAGCTGCAGCCCGAGGTGTTCTCCCGCTTCACCCAGGCGGACAAGGCACGGACGGGCGGCTCGTCCGGGCTGGGCCTCTCGATCGTGCAGGCGATCGTCCAGGCGCACGGCGGCATCGTGACGCTGGAGTCCCGGCCGGGCCGGACCGTGTTCTCCGTAGAGCTGCGCCCGGCCTGA
- a CDS encoding response regulator transcription factor: MSLPPSLQSLPRLTRPDGSPIRALVLDDEPMLRELVAMGLKLSGWEVQYAEDGPSAVRVAREFQPDVLVLDIMVPVFDGVEALQKIRTFMPEVPALFLTAKDSVENRVEGLAAGGDDYVSKPFSLEELTLRLHRLVQRSGATAKDASELVVGDLVLNIDSREVRRGGEEIQLTATQFDLLQYLMENPRRVLSKNQILDHVWHYDFGGQANIVELYISYLRKKIDVGRPAMIHTVRGVGYVIRPGAE; encoded by the coding sequence ATGTCGCTGCCACCCTCACTCCAGTCCCTGCCACGTCTGACCCGCCCGGACGGCTCCCCGATCCGCGCCCTGGTCCTGGACGACGAGCCGATGCTCCGCGAGCTGGTCGCCATGGGACTCAAGCTGAGCGGCTGGGAGGTCCAGTACGCGGAGGACGGCCCGTCCGCGGTGCGGGTGGCCCGCGAGTTCCAGCCGGACGTGCTGGTCCTGGACATCATGGTGCCGGTGTTCGACGGCGTCGAAGCCCTGCAGAAGATCCGCACCTTCATGCCCGAAGTCCCGGCGCTCTTCCTGACCGCCAAGGACAGCGTGGAGAACCGGGTGGAAGGGCTGGCAGCAGGCGGCGACGACTACGTCTCCAAACCCTTCAGCCTCGAGGAGCTGACGCTCCGCCTGCACCGCCTGGTACAGCGTTCCGGGGCCACGGCCAAGGACGCATCGGAACTGGTGGTGGGCGATCTGGTGCTCAACATCGACTCGCGTGAGGTCCGTCGTGGCGGCGAGGAGATCCAGCTGACCGCCACCCAGTTCGACCTCCTGCAGTACCTCATGGAGAACCCGCGCCGCGTGCTGAGCAAGAATCAGATCCTGGACCACGTGTGGCATTACGACTTCGGCGGTCAGGCGAACATCGTGGAGCTCTACATCTCCTACCTGCGCAAGAAGATCGATGTGGGGCGTCCCGCCATGATCCACACCGTCCGGGGCGTGGGCTACGTCATCCGGCCGGGTGCGGAATGA
- a CDS encoding MDR family MFS transporter: MSHRQIMEAFTGLLAAFFTAIVSSTIVSNALPTIISDLKGTQTDFAWVITASMLASAVTTPIWGKLADLYDKKILVQLSIVVFVAGSVVAGLSPDIPMLLTARVIQGIGMGGLIALSQAIMGVMIAPRERGKYSGYLGAVLAVGTAGGPLLGGLIVDHWGWRWTFYVCVPLAIIALILLQITLKLPQIRRKAKIDWLGTILLSASVSTLLIWVSFAGNPDYYEWWSWQTAAMVGGSVVGLLLFILVEAKVSEPIIPLKIISNRTTALSIVASVAIGVAMFGSSSFIGQYFQVARGATPTEAGLLTLPMIFTNLVGSTVAGQLISRYGKWKGYLVAGTILTAAGMLLLGTIDHETDFWITGVYMAVLGLGLGMTMQNLVLAVQNTVAPRDIGSASASVAFFRTVGGAIGVSVLGAVLGNRSSDLIKQGFIDHHIKVPAGSGASSTSLDVKDMPGPIATIVKAAYGDASAQIFLIAGFVAIAAIIAVLFIKEVPLRKTVEMQPAKAASEGSEGFSGEPDTTTATLAAVAAPSGAAGEALANGLNPSDAPEQHVPAHVAGHQRTAPATHDGGLEGGLDSELRLLLAEREAPGVAPQGDTAATLAALQQTQLLLAKQQEQLAKLSEKVNTQLLAQLEMSERQGQAAGELARIQAELDAERQLQKEAALYLATRGRHSAG, from the coding sequence ATGAGCCACCGGCAGATCATGGAGGCCTTCACCGGCCTCCTTGCCGCGTTCTTCACGGCGATCGTGTCCAGCACGATCGTCTCGAACGCGCTGCCCACCATCATTTCCGATCTCAAAGGCACCCAGACGGACTTCGCCTGGGTCATCACGGCCTCCATGCTGGCCAGCGCCGTCACCACCCCGATCTGGGGCAAGCTCGCGGACCTCTACGACAAGAAGATCCTGGTCCAGCTGAGCATCGTCGTGTTCGTGGCGGGTTCGGTGGTGGCGGGTCTCTCCCCCGACATCCCGATGCTGCTGACCGCACGCGTCATCCAGGGCATCGGCATGGGCGGTCTGATCGCCCTGTCCCAGGCCATCATGGGCGTCATGATCGCCCCGCGTGAGCGCGGCAAGTACTCCGGCTACCTCGGCGCCGTTCTCGCCGTGGGCACCGCGGGCGGCCCGCTGCTCGGCGGTCTGATCGTGGATCACTGGGGCTGGCGCTGGACCTTCTACGTCTGCGTCCCGCTCGCGATCATCGCCCTGATCCTGCTCCAGATCACCCTGAAGCTGCCGCAGATCCGCCGCAAGGCGAAGATCGACTGGCTGGGCACCATCCTGCTCAGCGCATCCGTCTCCACCCTGCTGATCTGGGTCTCCTTCGCCGGCAATCCGGATTACTACGAGTGGTGGTCCTGGCAGACCGCGGCGATGGTGGGCGGCTCGGTCGTCGGCCTGCTGCTCTTCATCCTGGTCGAGGCCAAGGTCTCCGAGCCGATCATCCCCCTGAAGATCATCTCCAACCGCACCACCGCGCTGAGCATCGTGGCCTCGGTGGCCATCGGCGTGGCCATGTTCGGCTCCTCCTCCTTCATCGGTCAGTACTTCCAGGTGGCCCGTGGCGCGACGCCCACCGAGGCCGGTCTGCTCACCTTGCCGATGATCTTCACCAACCTGGTGGGCTCCACGGTCGCCGGTCAGCTGATCTCCCGCTACGGCAAGTGGAAGGGCTACCTGGTGGCCGGCACGATCCTCACCGCGGCGGGCATGCTCCTCCTCGGCACGATCGACCACGAGACCGACTTCTGGATCACCGGCGTCTACATGGCCGTCCTGGGCCTCGGTCTCGGCATGACCATGCAGAACTTGGTCCTGGCCGTGCAGAACACCGTCGCTCCGCGTGACATCGGTTCCGCGAGTGCCTCGGTGGCGTTCTTCCGGACCGTCGGTGGCGCGATCGGCGTCTCCGTGCTGGGCGCCGTGCTGGGCAACCGCTCCTCGGACCTCATCAAGCAGGGCTTCATCGACCACCACATCAAGGTCCCCGCGGGGTCCGGCGCGTCGAGCACGAGCCTGGACGTCAAGGACATGCCCGGCCCGATCGCCACGATCGTCAAGGCCGCCTACGGTGACGCCTCCGCGCAGATCTTCCTGATCGCCGGTTTCGTGGCCATCGCCGCGATCATCGCCGTGCTGTTCATCAAGGAGGTCCCGCTCCGCAAGACCGTCGAGATGCAGCCGGCCAAGGCGGCGTCCGAGGGCTCCGAAGGCTTCAGCGGGGAACCCGACACGACGACGGCGACCCTCGCCGCGGTCGCCGCCCCTTCCGGCGCCGCGGGTGAGGCCCTGGCCAACGGCCTGAACCCGAGCGACGCCCCGGAGCAGCATGTTCCGGCTCACGTCGCAGGACATCAGCGCACCGCCCCGGCGACCCACGACGGCGGCCTGGAGGGCGGGCTCGACTCCGAGCTGCGGCTCCTGCTGGCTGAGCGCGAGGCACCCGGCGTCGCGCCCCAGGGCGACACCGCGGCCACGCTCGCGGCGCTCCAGCAGACCCAGCTGCTGCTCGCGAAGCAGCAGGAGCAGCTCGCCAAGCTGAGCGAGAAGGTCAACACCCAGCTGCTGGCGCAGCTGGAGATGTCCGAGCGGCAGGGCCAGGCGGCCGGCGAGCTGGCAAGGATCCAGGCCGAGCTCGACGCCGAGCGGCAGCTCCAGAAGGAAGCCGCGCTGTATCTGGCGACCCGGGGACGGCACAGCGCGGGCTGA
- a CDS encoding YhgE/Pip domain-containing protein, with product MTVLRLARSELKRMTSGVLPKLTIVALSLVPLLYGAIYLYANWDPYNNLSGIKAALVVEDTGATPSKPDGTKGEELKAGAKVADSLVDAHLFDWQRVPTSQEADEGVRTGKYAFALKIPKDFSKNLVSPSTFDSAHQAMLNVTTNDANNYLLSTIVDKLTTAVHASVAQEVGEQTADQLLSGFGVIHQNMVKAADGAKTLSNGLAQLQTGTADLHKGTTDLSSGASQLVDGQGQLVAGANKLSDGANKLSSGLSQLSQGAAPLPSSTKQLADGAAQVAAGNAQLNAKVQGAVKDLQTVETQADADVKTTVSKLVKDEVITQEQADKILADLKAVQGSSPVKDAKAKINGAAADIQKLSDGAGAVAAGAKKLSDSAPTLVNGINQANSGAYQLADGAKTLAAGEQSAYQGATKLNSGATQLNAGAAKLQDGAKTAASGGKELATKLAEGSGQIPNPNATQRESVSKVMSDPVAVDKLAQTKATTYGAGLAPFFLSLSLWIGAFMLVQAMRPLTQRALASNAPSWKIGIAGWLPFFVVSAVQTALLWAVVTLGLKLESANPALTFVFLLFAAMAFTALIQGICALLGTPGKFVVLILLVLQLVSSGGTFPWQTTPEPFHVVHDILPLGYVVTGMRHLIYGGDLSMVAPIMLGLVGYAVLGMAMSTLAVHQHKLWTLKSFKPEISV from the coding sequence GTGACCGTTCTACGCCTGGCCCGCTCCGAGCTCAAGCGCATGACCAGTGGTGTGCTGCCCAAGCTCACCATCGTCGCCCTGTCCCTGGTACCCCTGCTGTACGGGGCCATCTACCTCTACGCGAACTGGGACCCGTACAACAACCTGAGCGGCATCAAGGCCGCCCTGGTGGTCGAGGACACCGGCGCCACCCCGTCCAAGCCCGACGGCACCAAGGGCGAGGAATTGAAAGCCGGCGCCAAGGTGGCCGACTCCCTGGTGGATGCGCACCTCTTCGACTGGCAGCGCGTGCCCACCTCCCAGGAAGCGGATGAGGGCGTGCGGACGGGCAAGTACGCCTTCGCCCTGAAGATCCCGAAGGACTTCTCCAAGAACCTCGTGTCCCCGTCGACGTTCGACTCGGCACACCAGGCCATGCTCAACGTCACCACCAATGACGCCAACAACTACCTGCTCAGCACGATCGTGGACAAGCTCACCACCGCCGTGCACGCGAGCGTCGCCCAGGAGGTCGGCGAGCAGACGGCCGATCAGCTCCTGTCCGGTTTCGGCGTCATCCACCAGAACATGGTGAAGGCCGCGGACGGCGCCAAGACGCTGTCCAACGGCCTCGCCCAGCTCCAGACCGGAACCGCCGATCTGCACAAGGGCACGACCGACCTGAGCTCCGGCGCCAGCCAGCTGGTGGACGGCCAGGGCCAGCTCGTAGCCGGCGCGAACAAGCTCTCCGACGGCGCGAACAAGCTGAGCAGCGGGCTGTCCCAGCTCAGCCAGGGCGCCGCGCCGCTGCCGTCCAGCACCAAGCAGCTCGCCGACGGCGCGGCCCAGGTGGCCGCCGGCAACGCGCAGCTCAACGCCAAGGTGCAGGGTGCCGTGAAGGACCTCCAGACCGTGGAGACCCAGGCCGACGCGGACGTGAAGACCACGGTCAGCAAGCTCGTCAAGGACGAGGTCATCACTCAGGAGCAGGCGGACAAGATCCTCGCCGACCTCAAGGCGGTCCAGGGATCGAGCCCGGTCAAGGACGCCAAGGCGAAGATCAACGGCGCCGCCGCGGACATCCAGAAGCTCTCCGATGGCGCCGGGGCCGTGGCCGCGGGCGCCAAGAAGCTCTCCGACTCCGCCCCCACCCTGGTCAACGGCATCAATCAGGCCAACTCGGGCGCGTACCAGCTGGCGGACGGCGCGAAGACCCTCGCGGCCGGCGAGCAGAGCGCTTACCAGGGCGCCACCAAGCTCAACTCGGGCGCCACGCAGCTCAACGCCGGCGCGGCCAAGCTGCAGGACGGCGCCAAGACCGCCGCGAGCGGCGGCAAGGAACTGGCCACCAAGCTCGCGGAGGGCTCGGGCCAGATCCCCAACCCGAACGCGACCCAGCGAGAGAGCGTCTCCAAGGTGATGTCCGATCCCGTGGCCGTCGACAAGCTCGCGCAGACCAAGGCGACCACCTACGGCGCCGGCCTGGCCCCGTTCTTCCTCAGTCTCTCCCTGTGGATCGGCGCCTTCATGCTGGTGCAGGCCATGCGCCCGCTCACTCAGCGAGCTCTGGCGTCCAATGCGCCGTCCTGGAAGATCGGCATCGCCGGCTGGCTGCCCTTCTTCGTGGTCTCCGCCGTGCAGACGGCCCTGCTGTGGGCGGTGGTCACGCTGGGCCTGAAACTCGAATCGGCCAACCCGGCGCTGACGTTCGTCTTCCTGCTGTTCGCGGCGATGGCGTTCACGGCGCTCATCCAGGGCATTTGCGCCCTGCTGGGCACACCGGGCAAGTTCGTGGTGCTCATCCTGCTGGTGCTCCAGCTGGTCTCCTCGGGCGGCACGTTCCCGTGGCAGACCACCCCGGAGCCGTTCCACGTGGTCCACGACATCCTGCCGCTCGGCTACGTGGTGACCGGCATGCGCCACCTCATCTACGGTGGCGACCTGTCCATGGTGGCCCCCATCATGCTGGGCCTGGTGGGCTACGCGGTGCTCGGCATGGCGATGTCCACGCTCGCCGTGCACCAGCACAAGCTCTGGACCCTGAAGAGCTTCAAGCCGGAGATCTCGGTATGA
- a CDS encoding SixA phosphatase family protein — protein sequence MSEHHVKRLIIMRHAKADWPLGVQDHDRPLEPRGHRDAAAAGAWLRESGNVPDFILCSTAVRTRQTCTWVCEELGEKAPTPKLESGLYSATGRRMLTVINHVPETVTSLMVISHMPGVQDLALLLADRDSDQAAYMDMAEHYPTSGITVLESVKPWAELDGQDARLVSFEVPRA from the coding sequence ATGAGCGAGCATCATGTGAAGCGCCTGATCATCATGCGTCATGCCAAGGCGGACTGGCCTCTGGGCGTCCAGGATCACGACCGGCCCCTGGAACCCCGCGGGCATCGTGATGCGGCGGCGGCCGGGGCGTGGCTCCGGGAATCGGGCAACGTCCCGGACTTCATTCTTTGCTCGACCGCGGTCCGGACTCGCCAGACGTGCACCTGGGTGTGCGAAGAGCTGGGGGAGAAGGCCCCGACGCCAAAGCTCGAATCGGGGCTCTACTCGGCGACCGGGCGGCGGATGCTCACGGTCATCAATCACGTCCCGGAGACCGTGACCAGTCTGATGGTCATCAGCCATATGCCGGGCGTGCAGGATCTCGCGCTGCTCCTGGCGGACCGGGATTCGGATCAGGCCGCCTATATGGACATGGCGGAGCATTACCCCACCAGCGGGATCACCGTGCTTGAGAGCGTGAAACCCTGGGCGGAGCTGGACGGTCAGGATGCGCGCCTGGTGTCTTTCGAGGTGCCGCGGGCCTGA
- a CDS encoding sigma-70 family RNA polymerase sigma factor produces the protein MIGILLPKHSDVELLALTRSGDMAAFGTLFAKHRASAYRIAYGLTQDHGAAEDAVNDTFAAVLAAIKSGRGPQGVFLPYLLSSVSRTVWRNSRRKRREVPSEDLDSVGDSPEVTDRVIAAFENDSARRAFESLPERWRMIIWYLDIEDMQPKDVAPALDLSPNAAVVLHRRAKRALRVAYLRELLGKRESEDCQFTIEYVPSYLSGTLTARRKTWFHRHLETCTTCRKAITELLDSGVFRVQDANRPPGWPWKDYMTHLMVWTSATLIVASQTANHGLDPTGLLHRINASVISHSAAGNP, from the coding sequence GTGATCGGGATCTTGTTGCCTAAGCACAGTGACGTCGAGCTGCTCGCGCTGACCCGTTCCGGAGACATGGCCGCCTTCGGGACCCTTTTCGCCAAGCACCGCGCCTCCGCGTACCGGATCGCCTACGGCCTGACCCAGGACCACGGGGCCGCGGAAGACGCCGTGAACGACACGTTCGCCGCCGTGCTCGCGGCCATCAAATCCGGCCGCGGACCGCAGGGCGTGTTCCTCCCCTACCTCCTCTCGAGTGTTTCACGGACCGTGTGGAGGAATTCCCGCCGTAAACGCCGCGAAGTCCCTTCAGAGGACCTGGATTCGGTCGGGGATTCGCCTGAAGTCACCGATCGGGTCATCGCCGCTTTTGAGAATGACTCCGCCCGCCGCGCTTTTGAGTCGCTTCCCGAGCGATGGCGCATGATCATCTGGTATCTCGATATCGAGGATATGCAGCCCAAGGATGTCGCACCCGCCCTCGACTTGTCACCTAATGCCGCCGTCGTGCTGCATCGCCGGGCCAAAAGAGCGCTTCGCGTCGCATATCTCAGGGAACTTCTGGGAAAGCGCGAATCCGAAGACTGCCAGTTCACTATCGAATATGTTCCGTCATATCTCAGCGGCACTCTGACCGCTCGCAGGAAAACCTGGTTCCACCGGCACCTCGAGACGTGCACGACGTGCCGCAAGGCCATCACGGAACTCCTCGACAGCGGCGTCTTCCGTGTTCAGGATGCGAACCGGCCCCCGGGATGGCCCTGGAAGGACTACATGACGCACCTGATGGTCTGGACTTCGGCGACCCTGATCGTGGCGTCTCAAACCGCCAATCACGGCCTCGATCCCACCGGGCTTCTCCACCGGATCAATGCCTCCGTGATCAGTCATTCCGCAGCGGGCAATCCATAG
- the upp gene encoding uracil phosphoribosyltransferase, which translates to MRTIVVDHPLVAHKLTVLRDKTTPSPVFRQLTEELVTLLAYEATREVRTQPVTIETPVATTIGTAFTKPTPLVVPILRAGLGMLEGMTKLVPTAEVGFLGMARDEHTLDIITYAERLPEDLTGRQVFVLDPMLATGGTLREAIKFLFRRGADEVTCICLLAAPEGLAKLEEELSDANVTVVLASIDERLDEKAYIVPGLGDAGDRLYGVASVLEA; encoded by the coding sequence ATGCGCACCATCGTTGTGGACCACCCGCTCGTCGCCCATAAGCTCACCGTGCTGCGGGACAAGACGACGCCTTCGCCCGTCTTCCGTCAGCTGACCGAAGAGCTCGTCACCCTTCTCGCCTACGAGGCCACTCGCGAGGTGCGTACCCAGCCCGTCACCATCGAGACCCCGGTGGCCACCACGATCGGCACGGCTTTCACCAAGCCGACGCCCCTCGTGGTCCCGATCCTCCGCGCCGGTCTCGGCATGCTCGAGGGCATGACCAAGCTGGTCCCCACGGCCGAGGTCGGCTTCCTGGGCATGGCCCGTGACGAGCACACCCTGGACATCATCACCTACGCCGAGCGCCTTCCGGAGGACCTCACGGGCCGCCAGGTCTTCGTGTTGGACCCCATGCTCGCCACCGGTGGCACGCTGCGCGAGGCCATCAAGTTCCTCTTCCGCCGCGGTGCCGACGAGGTCACCTGCATCTGCCTGCTGGCCGCGCCGGAGGGTCTGGCGAAGCTCGAGGAGGAGCTCTCCGACGCGAACGTCACCGTGGTCCTCGCCTCGATCGACGAGCGCCTCGATGAGAAGGCCTACATCGTCCCCGGCCTCGGCGACGCCGGCGACCGCCTCTACGGCGTCGCGAGCGTCCTGGAGGCCTGA
- a CDS encoding MarR family winged helix-turn-helix transcriptional regulator: MPVEPATARALIRGVVDLQRALRCLSHDSLAPGTSTALLGVLHMITEHGGRAVDIAQRLGVSSPVLSRHLAELEERGFITRTQDPTDRRAQLLEVTETGQEQLARAEEDRVQALLSLLGDWDEDQALTCRSNLTDLTVALQSYRRKPSPYAAATPAGD, from the coding sequence ATGCCGGTAGAGCCAGCAACAGCGCGGGCACTCATCCGCGGGGTCGTGGATCTGCAGCGCGCACTGCGCTGCCTCTCGCATGACTCCCTCGCTCCGGGAACCAGCACGGCCCTGCTCGGGGTGCTCCACATGATCACCGAACACGGTGGGCGTGCAGTGGACATCGCGCAGCGGCTCGGGGTGAGCTCCCCCGTGCTGAGCCGCCACCTCGCGGAACTCGAGGAACGCGGCTTCATCACCCGGACGCAGGACCCCACGGACCGCAGAGCTCAGCTTCTGGAGGTCACCGAGACCGGGCAGGAACAGCTCGCCCGGGCCGAGGAGGACCGCGTCCAGGCGCTGCTGAGCCTTCTCGGTGACTGGGACGAGGACCAGGCGCTCACGTGCCGCTCCAACCTGACCGATCTCACCGTGGCTTTGCAGTCCTACCGTCGCAAGCCCTCCCCGTACGCCGCCGCCACCCCCGCAGGAGACTGA